Proteins co-encoded in one uncultured Draconibacterium sp. genomic window:
- a CDS encoding DUF2461 domain-containing protein has protein sequence MEKVLGFLKQLAENNNREWFNDNRKWYEESREKLLFLTDVLINEIGDFDPAVRGLQPKDCVFRIFRDVRFSKDKRPYKTNFGSFICKGGRKSMNPGYYFHIEPGGCFIAGGVYMPPSPVLKSIRNYVADHAEEFLEITSESDFKKQFPEMYDDKLKLAPKGFPKDHEHIDLLKYKSYIFSKTLADRVVTSDEYIKKVVQFYEQLYPVNVFLYEALAV, from the coding sequence ATGGAGAAAGTTCTTGGATTTTTGAAGCAGCTGGCTGAAAACAACAATCGCGAGTGGTTTAACGATAACCGAAAATGGTACGAGGAAAGCAGAGAAAAGCTACTGTTTCTTACTGATGTGCTGATTAATGAAATTGGTGATTTTGATCCTGCAGTGCGTGGATTACAACCCAAAGATTGCGTTTTTAGGATCTTCCGCGATGTGCGGTTTTCAAAAGATAAACGCCCGTACAAAACCAATTTTGGCAGTTTTATTTGTAAAGGCGGTCGGAAAAGTATGAATCCGGGGTATTATTTTCATATCGAACCTGGTGGTTGTTTTATTGCCGGAGGAGTATATATGCCGCCGTCGCCGGTATTAAAATCGATAAGAAATTATGTGGCCGACCACGCCGAAGAATTTCTGGAAATTACGAGTGAATCCGATTTTAAAAAGCAATTTCCGGAAATGTATGACGATAAATTGAAGCTGGCTCCAAAGGGTTTTCCGAAGGATCATGAGCACATTGATTTGCTAAAGTATAAATCGTATATTTTTTCGAAAACGCTGGCCGATAGGGTGGTAACCAGCGATGAATACATAAAAAAAGTGGTTCAGTTTTACGAACAGCTTTATCCGGTAAATGTATTTCTATACGAAGCTCTTGCCGTGTAA
- a CDS encoding 2-C-methyl-D-erythritol 4-phosphate cytidylyltransferase, which produces MLKKFALIVAGGSGNRMGASVPKQFLEIEGKPVLLYTFEAFLRFDPDIEFVLVLPEKQVEHWKKLCKGHAFTTSYKLALGGENRFQSVKNGLAQINDNGIVFIHDGVRPLVARETIEHCFSETQKSGNALPVVPPSESIRYSDERGNKSVDRNKYFLVQTPQTFDVQTIKEAYQKAQHENFTDDASVLENAGYKIHLVNGNRENIKITWPQDLIIAKTFLFPQ; this is translated from the coding sequence ATGCTAAAAAAGTTTGCTTTAATTGTTGCAGGTGGCAGCGGAAACCGTATGGGAGCTTCCGTTCCAAAACAGTTTCTTGAAATTGAAGGAAAACCTGTTTTACTATACACTTTTGAAGCCTTTTTACGTTTTGATCCCGACATTGAATTTGTATTGGTTTTACCCGAAAAACAGGTTGAACACTGGAAAAAACTTTGTAAAGGACATGCTTTCACAACATCGTACAAACTTGCTTTAGGTGGGGAAAATCGTTTTCAGTCAGTAAAAAACGGACTGGCACAAATAAATGACAACGGTATTGTTTTTATCCACGATGGAGTTCGGCCGCTTGTTGCCCGGGAAACCATTGAGCACTGTTTTTCGGAAACCCAAAAATCGGGCAATGCCTTGCCGGTAGTTCCTCCATCGGAATCTATTCGTTATTCTGATGAACGGGGCAATAAATCAGTCGACCGAAATAAATACTTTCTTGTGCAAACACCACAAACTTTTGATGTACAGACTATAAAAGAAGCTTACCAAAAAGCTCAGCACGAGAATTTTACCGATGATGCTTCTGTTCTCGAAAACGCGGGGTATAAAATCCATCTGGTTAATGGTAACCGCGAAAACATTAAAATTACCTGGCCTCAGGATCTTATCATCGCCAAAACCTTTCTTTTTCCACAATAA
- a CDS encoding TetR/AcrR family transcriptional regulator gives MEEKKKYIIENVGHLYFKRGIRAVTMDTVASEFGISKKTLYQYFTDKEDLVNQVIEFFIDQSSKTFKELDDKNAIDSILLIRKHVAFIYKFYNNSIETDLKKYYPKLYRKINEIKRERIFTNTIDNLKLGMSQSLYRTDLDPYFIAKLQVGRMLFTMNPDYGIFEEYEVNSLAFFDSMMDYHMNAICTEKGIKYYKKQLNKVQYEETN, from the coding sequence GTGGAAGAAAAGAAAAAATACATTATCGAGAATGTGGGCCATCTTTATTTTAAGAGAGGCATACGTGCAGTTACCATGGACACTGTGGCAAGCGAATTCGGGATTTCGAAAAAAACGCTTTACCAATATTTTACCGATAAGGAAGACCTTGTAAATCAGGTTATCGAATTCTTTATTGATCAAAGTAGTAAAACATTTAAGGAACTGGATGATAAAAATGCCATCGACAGCATTCTTCTCATACGCAAACATGTTGCATTTATTTATAAGTTCTATAACAATAGTATTGAGACGGACCTAAAAAAGTATTATCCCAAGCTGTATAGAAAGATAAACGAGATAAAACGCGAACGAATATTTACCAATACCATCGACAACCTGAAACTTGGAATGAGCCAGAGCCTCTATCGTACCGATCTCGATCCGTATTTTATTGCAAAACTTCAGGTGGGCCGAATGTTATTTACCATGAACCCTGACTATGGAATTTTTGAAGAATATGAAGTAAACTCTCTGGCATTTTTCGATAGCATGATGGACTACCATATGAATGCTATTTGCACTGAAAAAGGAATAAAATATTATAAAAAACAGCTAAACAAAGTTCAGTATGAAGAAACAAATTAA
- a CDS encoding TolC family protein — translation MKKQIKQIILFLFLLVVGLSLKAQEEENTRFSLDQATQYAMQNSYVLFNTKQDVTIAQKQVWETITTGLPQVSGTANYSMYLNLPVSLLPGEFFGEDPGTYIPVKFGQDYSADFGFSVSQQVFDGSWIVGVSSAELYLNLAKQANEKTEIDIRNAVAQAYYTVLISERYRVVMLENLNNTTDLYAETKVYYENGFREQQDVDQLRILQKNAENEVLRSERELKIAKTVLKYTMGYNMNQEIELTDDIDVFVSPLEKETNTVDLDLVEHVDYRIAQSNFEVSEKLYRLEKVAYLPKLDAFYSYSKTSYGNKANLLQEAWFPSSLIGFKASIPIFNSGNKRAKVQIARIKLDKAENDMRYAGITLQKDYLTASAEMETAREQFQNTRENLDLAQSILDKTHIKFNNGMISSAELSQQESQYITTWQQLVTATLSLLQADLNLKKAAGAL, via the coding sequence ATGAAGAAACAAATTAAACAAATCATCTTGTTTTTATTCTTGTTGGTTGTAGGACTGTCGCTGAAAGCTCAGGAAGAAGAAAACACCCGGTTTTCGCTCGACCAGGCAACGCAATATGCCATGCAAAACTCGTATGTTTTGTTCAATACGAAACAAGATGTAACCATTGCCCAGAAACAAGTTTGGGAAACCATCACAACCGGATTACCACAAGTATCAGGAACCGCGAATTACAGCATGTACCTGAATCTGCCGGTTTCCTTACTTCCCGGAGAATTTTTTGGAGAAGACCCTGGCACTTATATTCCTGTAAAATTTGGCCAGGACTATAGTGCCGATTTTGGATTCAGTGTTTCGCAACAAGTCTTCGATGGTTCGTGGATTGTTGGAGTTAGCTCGGCCGAACTGTATTTAAATCTGGCCAAACAAGCCAACGAAAAGACTGAGATTGATATTCGCAATGCTGTGGCACAAGCCTACTATACGGTATTAATTAGCGAACGTTATCGCGTGGTTATGCTCGAAAATCTTAATAACACCACTGATCTGTACGCAGAAACAAAGGTTTATTACGAAAATGGATTTCGAGAACAGCAGGATGTTGACCAGTTGAGGATATTGCAGAAAAATGCCGAAAACGAAGTGCTTCGCTCAGAAAGAGAACTAAAAATTGCCAAAACCGTTTTGAAATACACCATGGGTTACAACATGAATCAGGAGATTGAACTTACCGATGATATTGATGTTTTTGTTTCGCCTTTGGAAAAAGAAACCAATACAGTAGATCTTGATTTGGTTGAACACGTTGATTACCGGATAGCGCAATCGAATTTTGAAGTTTCGGAGAAATTATACCGACTGGAAAAAGTTGCCTACCTGCCAAAGCTTGATGCATTTTACAGCTACAGCAAAACATCATACGGTAATAAAGCCAACCTGCTTCAGGAAGCATGGTTCCCTTCGTCGTTGATTGGCTTCAAAGCTTCCATTCCTATTTTCAATTCAGGTAACAAACGTGCGAAAGTCCAAATAGCTCGTATCAAGCTTGACAAAGCTGAAAATGATATGCGCTATGCCGGAATCACACTTCAGAAAGACTATTTAACAGCATCGGCAGAAATGGAAACGGCACGCGAACAATTTCAGAATACACGCGAAAACCTCGATCTGGCACAAAGTATTTTAGATAAAACCCATATTAAATTCAATAACGGAATGATTAGCAGTGCTGAACTATCGCAACAGGAAAGCCAGTACATAACCACCTGGCAACAATTGGTAACTGCAACCCTGTCGTTACTGCAAGCCGATTTAAATCTTAAAAAAGCCGCCGGCGCATTATAA
- a CDS encoding efflux RND transporter periplasmic adaptor subunit → MKKILFIVTTALIVSACGNTNVPDEAAKRKQLQELKQQVHTLEQQIHTLEMELAANEKEELVNIKTTLLENQKFEHFIEVTGKVEAEQDVDVSPESAGIIKEVLVTEGQQVKKGQIMARLNTDVLERSVEELQVQLDLAVTNYERQKNLWDQNIGSEMEYLQAKNNKESLEKRIKSLRTQIEMTEVKSPINGIVDIVYQEKGNIGSPQSPFAKVINASNIKIYGDISESYLTKVHKGDNVEIHFPALNKAVDAKINQIGNTIDPNNRTFRIRINIGNKSNQIKPNLVSILSMRDYVNNSAIVVPSLYVKEDFKGHYLYVVEKANGKNVAKKVYVTPGVSNNNMTEITEGLTAGTQVISEGYNQVVNGTAVKIN, encoded by the coding sequence ATGAAAAAGATTTTATTCATAGTAACAACCGCACTTATAGTTTCGGCTTGCGGAAATACAAACGTTCCCGACGAAGCCGCCAAACGAAAGCAATTGCAGGAATTAAAGCAGCAAGTTCACACACTTGAACAGCAAATCCATACGCTTGAAATGGAACTCGCCGCTAACGAAAAAGAAGAACTGGTAAATATAAAAACCACACTTTTAGAGAACCAAAAATTTGAGCATTTTATTGAGGTAACCGGTAAAGTTGAAGCCGAACAGGATGTTGATGTAAGCCCTGAATCGGCAGGTATTATTAAAGAAGTTTTGGTAACTGAAGGACAGCAGGTAAAAAAAGGCCAGATTATGGCCCGCCTGAATACCGACGTACTGGAGCGCTCGGTTGAAGAACTGCAGGTACAACTGGATTTGGCGGTAACAAATTATGAGCGCCAAAAAAATCTGTGGGATCAGAATATAGGTTCTGAAATGGAGTACCTGCAAGCCAAAAACAATAAAGAAAGTCTGGAGAAAAGGATAAAAAGCCTGAGAACTCAGATTGAAATGACCGAAGTTAAATCGCCAATCAACGGTATAGTAGATATCGTATACCAGGAAAAAGGAAACATTGGAAGTCCACAGTCTCCTTTTGCCAAGGTCATTAATGCCAGTAACATTAAAATTTATGGCGACATTTCCGAATCGTACCTTACCAAAGTACACAAAGGCGACAATGTTGAAATTCATTTCCCTGCACTGAACAAAGCCGTTGATGCAAAAATTAACCAAATCGGTAATACCATCGATCCGAATAACCGCACGTTCCGCATTCGTATTAATATTGGTAACAAATCGAACCAGATAAAACCCAACCTGGTTTCAATTCTTTCAATGCGCGATTATGTAAACAATTCAGCCATTGTAGTGCCTTCGCTTTACGTTAAGGAAGATTTTAAAGGACATTACCTGTACGTTGTTGAAAAGGCCAACGGGAAAAATGTGGCTAAAAAAGTATATGTAACACCGGGGGTTAGCAATAACAACATGACCGAAATTACTGAAGGCCTAACAGCCGGAACACAAGTTATTTCCGAAGGTTACAACCAGGTTGTTAACGGAACCGCTGTTAAGATCAATTAA
- a CDS encoding efflux RND transporter permease subunit codes for MEKETEKHKSEITRKFQPTFLALKNKTTVYIFTALLVLFGIFSYQQMPREAMPEIVVPYIFIQTMYPGNSPVDIENLCTRPIEKELKGLKGVKEVTSASYQDVSTIIVEFNTNVTIKQALQDTKDRVDQAKSELPSDLPNDPYVTDFDLSEYPIMNVNVSGEYNMRDLKKYAEILQDEFEGFKEISEANIRGIEEREIQINIDPYKLDAVGLTFEDVAFAIQMENISMGAGQFTADQTRRTIRTDANYTNTDQIANTIIKVNMGKPVYIRDVATVVDGYKEQATIARLNDQPVITLSITKKSGENILAASQNVINAIDQLKARGQIPKDLDVVVTDDMTVYIEDTISNLENSIILGMILVTFILFLFLGFRNALFAGLAIPLSMFLSFVILQQSGITLNSMVLYGLILALGMLVDNAIVVVENVYRLLSEGNPLQKATKQGVSEIAFPIISSTLTTLAAFFPLLAWEGIIGEFMKILPQTLIVVLASSLFVALIINPAFISSFMKVDDINRKANAKKVLRNAAIFVGISVLFYVAQIFLLGNLLATVAFLMVANLFVLRPVARWFQTKFLVWLENMYTKQLRHALTGPWPYIYLGGTTLLLIFSIYFYFFISNPKMVTFPSTDPTTIYVTTELPLGTSIERTDEVSREVENIIKETIKPVNHIVKSVTTNVGVGMSGGMFSNNEESPNKSLTSVSFVEYKLRDGINTSIVMKDIAKNLDGFVGAKIFVEKDDQGPPTGDPVSIDVSGDEFDQLIHITDDFVRIIEEDNIPGIDQLQLNINTNQPEMLIQVDREQARLYDLSTQEIAKAFRNSIYGYEASKFKDGEDEYDIFVRLDEKYRNDVSTLMNQKIPVNNSKIPISSVASFKYSTSYDKISRIDHKRVISITSGVMEGYNANEINTRIEQLLEDYNMPEGYTYEFSGEQKEQAESMEFLVYALIIAVAMIMIIMVTQFNSLIRPAIIIATVLFSTIGVFLGLGIFQMEFVVIMTGIGIISLAGIVVNNGIVLIDYIDLTRQRKREELGYSEKAFLPKQVQIDALVEAGRTRLRPVLLTAITTVLGLLPLAVGLNFNFLTLYTRFDPQISVGGESVAFWGPMSWTVIFGLTFATFLTLLLSPVMYMITIRINYTIKKWTGNLPEDNMPKKTEVSE; via the coding sequence ATGGAGAAAGAAACTGAAAAACATAAATCTGAAATAACGCGCAAGTTTCAACCAACGTTTCTTGCGCTAAAGAATAAAACCACAGTGTATATTTTTACGGCCCTGCTGGTTTTATTCGGAATCTTCTCGTATCAGCAAATGCCTCGCGAGGCCATGCCCGAGATTGTTGTTCCGTATATTTTTATTCAAACAATGTATCCCGGAAACTCGCCGGTTGATATTGAAAACCTGTGTACGCGCCCCATTGAAAAAGAATTGAAAGGGCTGAAAGGCGTGAAAGAAGTAACGTCGGCGTCGTACCAGGATGTAAGTACCATTATTGTTGAGTTTAACACTAATGTTACCATAAAACAGGCATTACAGGACACCAAAGACCGAGTTGACCAGGCAAAATCGGAACTGCCCAGCGACTTGCCCAATGATCCGTATGTAACCGATTTCGATCTTTCGGAATATCCGATTATGAACGTAAACGTTTCGGGCGAATATAACATGCGCGACCTAAAAAAGTATGCCGAAATATTGCAAGACGAATTTGAAGGCTTCAAAGAAATATCGGAAGCCAACATTCGGGGTATTGAAGAACGCGAAATCCAGATTAACATCGATCCATATAAACTCGATGCTGTTGGGCTAACTTTCGAAGATGTGGCTTTTGCCATTCAGATGGAGAATATTAGCATGGGAGCCGGCCAGTTTACTGCCGACCAAACCCGCCGTACCATTCGTACCGATGCCAATTACACAAACACTGATCAAATTGCCAATACCATTATTAAGGTAAACATGGGCAAACCGGTCTATATTCGCGATGTGGCAACCGTAGTTGACGGCTATAAAGAACAAGCAACGATTGCCCGCCTGAACGACCAACCGGTGATAACCTTGTCGATTACCAAAAAATCGGGCGAGAACATCCTTGCTGCCTCTCAAAATGTTATCAATGCAATTGACCAATTAAAAGCACGTGGCCAAATTCCCAAAGACCTTGATGTAGTTGTTACCGACGACATGACCGTCTACATTGAAGATACCATTTCGAACCTCGAAAACAGTATTATTCTGGGAATGATCCTGGTAACCTTTATACTATTCCTTTTCCTTGGGTTCCGTAACGCACTTTTTGCGGGCTTGGCCATTCCACTGTCCATGTTCCTGTCGTTTGTTATTCTGCAGCAAAGCGGAATTACCTTAAACTCCATGGTGCTATACGGACTAATACTTGCACTGGGTATGCTGGTAGACAATGCCATTGTTGTGGTCGAAAATGTGTACCGCCTCCTGAGCGAGGGAAATCCATTACAAAAAGCAACCAAACAAGGGGTAAGCGAAATTGCCTTTCCCATTATTTCTTCAACATTAACAACACTTGCCGCTTTCTTCCCGCTACTAGCATGGGAAGGCATTATTGGCGAGTTTATGAAAATATTACCGCAAACATTAATCGTGGTGCTGGCCTCATCCTTATTTGTGGCTCTTATAATTAATCCGGCGTTTATTTCATCCTTTATGAAAGTGGATGACATAAACCGTAAAGCCAATGCAAAAAAAGTGTTGCGAAATGCTGCAATATTTGTCGGTATATCTGTTTTGTTTTACGTGGCTCAAATTTTCTTATTGGGAAATCTTCTGGCAACCGTAGCCTTTTTAATGGTAGCCAACTTGTTTGTATTAAGACCGGTGGCACGCTGGTTTCAAACTAAATTCCTGGTTTGGCTTGAGAACATGTATACTAAACAGTTACGACATGCTTTAACCGGACCGTGGCCCTACATTTATCTTGGCGGAACTACTTTGCTGCTAATATTTTCTATCTATTTTTATTTCTTCATAAGCAATCCCAAAATGGTTACCTTTCCGAGTACCGATCCAACAACCATTTATGTTACGACAGAATTGCCACTGGGAACTTCAATAGAAAGAACCGATGAAGTTTCGCGCGAGGTGGAAAATATTATAAAAGAAACCATTAAGCCGGTTAATCACATTGTGAAGTCGGTTACAACCAATGTTGGAGTAGGTATGAGTGGTGGAATGTTCTCTAATAATGAGGAAAGCCCGAACAAATCACTCACTTCGGTTTCGTTTGTTGAATACAAACTGCGCGATGGTATCAACACATCGATTGTTATGAAGGATATTGCCAAAAATCTTGATGGATTTGTTGGTGCAAAAATCTTCGTAGAAAAGGATGACCAGGGGCCACCAACCGGAGATCCGGTTAGTATTGATGTCTCAGGCGATGAGTTCGATCAGCTTATTCATATCACTGATGATTTTGTGCGAATAATTGAAGAAGACAATATTCCGGGAATTGACCAATTGCAACTCAATATTAACACCAACCAACCGGAGATGCTTATTCAGGTTGATCGCGAACAGGCACGGTTATACGATCTTTCGACCCAAGAAATTGCTAAGGCATTCCGAAATTCGATTTATGGTTACGAAGCCAGTAAGTTTAAAGATGGCGAAGACGAATACGACATTTTTGTTCGATTAGATGAAAAATACCGCAACGATGTTTCGACTTTAATGAACCAGAAAATTCCGGTTAACAATAGCAAAATTCCTATTTCATCAGTAGCCTCATTCAAGTATTCCACTTCGTACGATAAAATCAGCCGGATTGACCACAAACGCGTTATTTCCATTACATCGGGAGTTATGGAAGGCTACAATGCCAACGAAATAAATACGCGCATTGAACAGCTACTTGAAGATTACAATATGCCGGAGGGTTACACCTACGAGTTTTCAGGCGAACAAAAAGAACAGGCCGAAAGCATGGAGTTTTTAGTGTACGCACTGATTATTGCCGTAGCCATGATTATGATTATTATGGTTACACAGTTTAACTCCCTTATTCGCCCGGCAATTATTATTGCTACTGTACTGTTCAGTACCATTGGTGTATTCCTTGGATTGGGAATCTTTCAGATGGAGTTTGTTGTAATTATGACCGGTATTGGTATTATCTCGCTGGCAGGAATTGTGGTGAACAACGGTATTGTATTAATCGACTACATTGACCTGACCCGGCAACGCAAACGCGAAGAACTGGGCTATTCAGAAAAAGCTTTCTTACCAAAACAAGTGCAGATTGATGCGCTGGTAGAAGCCGGGAGAACCCGTTTACGCCCTGTATTGCTAACAGCAATTACTACGGTGTTAGGTTTGCTGCCGCTGGCCGTTGGGTTAAATTTTAACTTCTTGACACTGTATACACGTTTCGATCCGCAAATATCCGTCGGCGGCGAAAGTGTAGCTTTCTGGGGGCCAATGTCGTGGACTGTAATCTTCGGTCTTACCTTTGCCACTTTCTTAACGTTACTACTTTCACCAGTAATGTATATGATTACCATTCGGATAAATTACACCATAAAAAAATGGACCGGTAATTTACCAGAAGACAATATGCCCAAAAAGACAGAAGTATCGGAATAA
- a CDS encoding sugar phosphate nucleotidyltransferase, which produces MANNFCVIMAGGVGSRFWPLSRTARPKQFLDILGTGKTFIQQAYERFQEIVPKENFLVVTNALYKDLVKMQLPELNDEQILLEPLRRNTAPCLAYAANKIALIDPEANIIVTPSDHLILKEDEFKKQIRNGLDFVAEKPALLTLGITPNRPETGYGYIQVKRKKEFKDLDNLYKVKTFTEKPNKEMAKIFIDSGEFYWNSGIFIASLSTMLESLQQHLTEIALKFEHGRSKMNTASEEPFIRKTYSECQAISIDYGIMEKAKNVYVLTADFGWSDLGTWSSLYENREKDEEGNVIRADNVMLYDTENCIVDISKNKMAVIQGLDGFIIAERNDTLMICRREDEDQIKKFVTDVRIQKGDSLV; this is translated from the coding sequence ATGGCTAACAATTTTTGTGTGATAATGGCAGGTGGAGTAGGAAGTCGATTTTGGCCACTTAGCCGCACAGCACGACCAAAACAGTTTTTAGATATTTTAGGAACAGGCAAAACTTTTATTCAACAAGCATACGAACGGTTCCAGGAGATCGTACCCAAAGAAAATTTCCTTGTTGTTACAAACGCATTATATAAAGATCTTGTAAAAATGCAGCTTCCGGAGCTTAACGATGAGCAGATATTGTTGGAACCCTTGCGGCGCAATACGGCACCATGTTTGGCTTATGCAGCGAATAAAATTGCGCTGATCGATCCGGAGGCCAACATTATAGTAACGCCGTCTGATCATTTGATTTTGAAAGAGGACGAGTTTAAAAAGCAAATCCGAAACGGGTTGGACTTTGTTGCAGAGAAACCGGCTTTATTAACGTTGGGAATTACTCCTAACCGCCCTGAAACTGGTTATGGTTATATTCAGGTGAAACGGAAAAAGGAGTTTAAGGATTTGGACAATCTCTATAAAGTAAAAACCTTTACTGAGAAGCCCAACAAAGAAATGGCGAAGATTTTTATCGACAGCGGAGAGTTTTACTGGAATTCGGGAATTTTTATTGCCTCGCTGTCTACCATGCTTGAGTCGCTACAGCAGCATCTTACCGAAATAGCGCTGAAATTTGAACATGGCCGCAGCAAAATGAATACTGCGAGTGAGGAGCCTTTTATCCGAAAGACCTACTCCGAGTGTCAGGCCATATCAATTGATTATGGTATTATGGAGAAGGCAAAAAATGTGTATGTGTTAACGGCTGATTTTGGATGGAGCGACCTGGGGACATGGAGTTCGTTATACGAAAACAGAGAAAAAGATGAAGAGGGCAATGTAATAAGAGCTGATAATGTGATGTTGTATGATACCGAAAATTGTATTGTCGATATTTCGAAAAATAAAATGGCAGTAATTCAAGGTCTCGATGGTTTTATTATTGCCGAACGAAACGATACTTTAATGATTTGCCGGCGCGAAGATGAAGATCAGATAAAGAAGTTTGTTACTGACGTTCGGATTCAGAAAGGCGATTCGCTGGTGTAA
- a CDS encoding ABC transporter permease, whose translation MGFFFHIGRYFSMLKRVFAKPEKHKLYIRQLFHEIDNLGVNSVGIVIIISIFIGGIMTIQFAYSMANPLYPVELVGLGTRDTLLLEFSSTMLALIMAGKVGSNITSEIGTMRVTEQIDSLEIMGINSASYLILPKIIAVVFVFPFLYIISVFFGLLGGMLTGPVAGVISIPDYISGIQWLFYPYYITFSLIKSLFFGFLVASVPAYFGYYVQGGALEVGKASTKAVVNTNILILFFDLILTRLLLT comes from the coding sequence ATGGGGTTTTTCTTTCATATTGGCCGATATTTTTCGATGCTGAAACGGGTTTTTGCAAAACCAGAGAAACACAAACTGTATATCAGGCAACTGTTTCACGAGATAGATAATCTGGGTGTAAACTCGGTAGGAATCGTTATTATCATTTCAATTTTTATTGGAGGAATTATGACCATCCAGTTTGCCTATAGTATGGCAAACCCCCTTTACCCTGTTGAGCTTGTAGGTTTAGGCACACGCGATACACTTTTACTCGAATTCTCGTCAACCATGCTGGCTCTGATTATGGCCGGGAAAGTAGGCTCTAATATTACGTCAGAAATAGGCACCATGCGTGTTACCGAGCAAATTGACTCACTGGAAATTATGGGTATCAACTCGGCAAGCTATCTTATTCTTCCAAAGATTATTGCAGTGGTTTTTGTCTTCCCGTTTCTGTATATCATCAGTGTATTTTTTGGTTTGCTGGGCGGTATGCTTACCGGGCCAGTTGCGGGGGTAATATCTATTCCTGATTATATTTCCGGCATCCAGTGGCTATTTTATCCCTATTACATTACTTTCTCGTTAATAAAGTCGCTGTTTTTCGGATTTTTAGTGGCGTCGGTGCCGGCATATTTTGGTTATTACGTTCAGGGCGGTGCACTTGAGGTAGGTAAAGCCAGTACAAAAGCCGTAGTAAATACCAATATTCTGATTTTGTTTTTCGATTTAATTTTAACCCGCCTGCTTTTAACATGA
- a CDS encoding ATP-binding cassette domain-containing protein, with amino-acid sequence MITLKNIVKTFDGNTVLKSISTVFEQGKTNLIIGRSGSGKTVLLKSTLGLFEVDSGEIWYNDRNFTQMNQKERKLLRREVGMVFQGGALFDSISVEGNVRFPLDMFSKMSPAEKQKRVDFCLDHVNIDKQAFNLSPSEISGGMQKRVAIARAIALNPKYLFCDEPNSGLDPETATVIDQLIQTLTKEFQMTTIINTHDMNSVIEIGESVLFISQGHKEWEGTKNEILDSGNQKLEDFIFANKLYAQMKKGQ; translated from the coding sequence ATGATTACACTTAAAAACATAGTAAAAACCTTTGACGGGAATACGGTTCTGAAAAGCATTTCAACCGTATTTGAGCAAGGAAAAACCAACCTGATTATTGGCCGAAGTGGCTCGGGGAAAACGGTTTTGCTAAAATCCACACTTGGGCTTTTTGAGGTTGACAGTGGGGAGATCTGGTACAACGACCGCAATTTCACCCAGATGAATCAAAAGGAACGAAAACTTCTGCGCCGCGAGGTAGGAATGGTTTTTCAGGGCGGTGCCTTGTTTGATAGTATTTCGGTGGAAGGCAACGTTCGTTTTCCACTTGATATGTTTTCAAAAATGAGTCCGGCAGAAAAACAAAAACGTGTTGATTTTTGTCTCGACCATGTAAACATTGACAAACAGGCCTTTAATCTTTCGCCCAGCGAAATTAGCGGTGGAATGCAAAAACGTGTTGCCATTGCGCGCGCCATTGCGCTGAATCCTAAATACCTGTTTTGCGACGAACCCAACTCCGGCCTTGATCCCGAAACAGCAACGGTTATCGATCAGTTAATTCAAACACTTACCAAAGAATTTCAGATGACCACGATTATTAATACACACGATATGAACTCGGTAATAGAAATTGGCGAGTCGGTGCTGTTTATTTCGCAAGGACACAAAGAATGGGAAGGCACCAAAAACGAGATTCTGGATTCGGGTAACCAAAAGCTGGAGGACTTTATTTTTGCCAATAAACTTTATGCGCAAATGAAAAAGGGGCAGTAG